A single Blastococcus colisei DNA region contains:
- a CDS encoding TlpA family protein disulfide reductase — MSRPLSRRTLLLAAGGAAAGALVGCSTGGNDTVSSTGEYEFTEPTPAATVVAEDQRSPAPAFSGELLDGTPFESSSLAGDVAVINFWGSWCVPCRVETPEFQAVHADVADRGVQFLGIDVKDQRQMAVAFVERLGVAYPSVFDPRGEVAMAFRGFPANVVPSTILLDRDGRVAAVYTGQVRGEDLRAAVELLLAEDRA, encoded by the coding sequence ATGAGCCGGCCGCTCAGTCGCCGGACCCTCTTGCTGGCCGCCGGTGGCGCCGCCGCAGGCGCGCTGGTCGGCTGCTCCACCGGCGGGAACGACACCGTGAGCTCCACCGGGGAGTACGAGTTCACCGAACCCACGCCGGCGGCGACGGTGGTCGCTGAGGATCAGCGGTCACCTGCCCCGGCCTTCTCCGGCGAGCTGCTCGACGGCACTCCGTTCGAGTCCTCGTCGCTGGCCGGGGACGTCGCGGTCATCAACTTCTGGGGGTCCTGGTGCGTGCCGTGCCGGGTGGAGACCCCGGAGTTCCAAGCCGTGCACGCCGACGTCGCCGACCGTGGCGTGCAGTTCCTCGGCATCGACGTCAAGGACCAGCGGCAGATGGCCGTCGCCTTCGTCGAGCGGCTGGGGGTGGCCTACCCGTCGGTGTTCGATCCGCGCGGTGAGGTGGCGATGGCGTTCCGCGGGTTCCCGGCCAACGTGGTGCCCTCGACCATCCTGCTGGACCGCGACGGCCGCGTGGCCGCCGTCTACACCGGCCAGGTCCGCGGTGAGGACTTGCGCGCCGCCGTCGAACTGCTGCTCGCCGAGGACCGAGCGTGA
- a CDS encoding cation diffusion facilitator family transporter, which produces MSAVPAHGHREVSAETRRRLGRRAQLLAGASVSYNVVEAVIAITAGVAAGSVALIGFGLDSIVEVSSGLIILWQFRHRLPESRERTALRLMALSFFALAGYVTFESVRALVSGTEPKSSMVGIGLAIASLIVMPFLSWAQRRTGRALGSNAVVADGTQTLLCTYLSAVLLVGLILNATLGWGWADPVAGLVIAAVAVKEGLEAWRGEGCCAPARPGGTPDDARSTCGCADGCTDACCVPSAAPASGTLQITIREQAR; this is translated from the coding sequence ATGAGCGCTGTTCCCGCCCACGGCCACCGTGAGGTCTCCGCGGAGACGCGCCGCCGGCTCGGTCGCCGGGCGCAGCTCTTGGCCGGCGCGTCGGTCAGCTACAACGTCGTCGAAGCGGTCATCGCCATCACCGCAGGGGTCGCCGCCGGCTCGGTGGCGCTGATCGGCTTCGGCCTCGATTCGATCGTCGAGGTCTCCAGCGGCCTGATCATCCTGTGGCAGTTCCGCCACCGGCTACCTGAAAGCCGGGAGCGGACAGCGCTGCGGTTGATGGCGCTGTCGTTCTTCGCCCTGGCCGGCTACGTCACCTTCGAGTCCGTCCGCGCCCTCGTCTCCGGCACCGAACCGAAGTCGTCGATGGTCGGGATCGGCCTCGCGATCGCCTCGCTGATCGTCATGCCCTTCCTGTCCTGGGCACAACGGCGCACCGGCCGCGCGCTCGGATCGAATGCCGTCGTCGCCGACGGAACCCAGACGCTGCTGTGCACCTACCTGTCCGCGGTACTGCTCGTGGGGCTGATCCTCAACGCCACGCTCGGCTGGGGCTGGGCCGACCCGGTCGCCGGGCTGGTCATCGCTGCCGTCGCGGTCAAGGAGGGCCTTGAAGCCTGGCGCGGCGAGGGCTGCTGTGCCCCTGCCCGTCCCGGTGGGACCCCCGACGACGCACGTTCGACGTGCGGCTGCGCCGATGGGTGCACCGACGCCTGCTGCGTGCCCAGCGCCGCGCCGGCGTCCGGGACCCTTCAGATCACGATCCGGGAACAGGCCCGGTGA
- a CDS encoding BlaI/MecI/CopY family transcriptional regulator — MADGLLELTGSRSGAEGMRRWRVRPFGELEAVVMDMLWRRGEAATVREVLAELTASRALAYTTVMTVLDNLHRKGALSREMEGRAWRYRPTRTRAEHSAAMLQDVLSAAGDRDEVLMHFVADLDADAVASLRTAVESARQAQRS, encoded by the coding sequence ATGGCCGACGGGTTGCTGGAGCTGACCGGGTCGCGCAGCGGCGCGGAGGGGATGAGGAGGTGGCGAGTGCGCCCGTTCGGTGAGCTGGAAGCCGTCGTGATGGACATGCTGTGGCGCCGTGGCGAGGCGGCGACCGTCCGGGAGGTGCTCGCCGAGCTGACCGCATCCCGCGCGCTGGCCTACACGACCGTGATGACGGTGCTGGACAACCTGCACCGCAAGGGCGCGCTGAGCCGCGAGATGGAAGGCCGGGCCTGGCGGTACCGCCCCACCCGGACCCGCGCGGAGCACTCCGCGGCGATGCTGCAGGACGTGCTGAGTGCGGCCGGGGATCGCGACGAGGTGCTCATGCACTTCGTCGCCGACCTCGACGCCGATGCGGTGGCCAGCCTGCGGACAGCGGTGGAATCGG
- a CDS encoding glycosyltransferase family 4 protein, whose product MSPRVAFVADSDAWGGAEVYLTHLMERAEDNEWAASLVCAEPVAERFAAMVPTDRLTVVPLARRRPEAPAIRSAVAARHPDVVAVNLVDPPSNAAALAAGLAVAPTVGVLHLAGDTGSGERRNALAALYRRLAAVVSPSAEGRRQVTSELGVSGERAHVVPNGVAVPAVPSGPAGRSVPRVGALGRLTGQKGFDVLIDAVGSLVADGRPVEVVIGGAGRDEAALRAMAAGLPVTFCGFVTDVRAFLAGLDVFCLSSRHEALPLVLLEAMAEGLPCVATDVGDVAVAVGEDALVVPPGDVTALSVALTAVLSDPARRAGLGVRARRRAVQEMDAGLMAERTFAVLERARRRGPEGSP is encoded by the coding sequence GTGAGCCCCCGGGTCGCCTTCGTGGCCGACAGCGACGCCTGGGGCGGTGCCGAGGTGTACCTGACCCACCTGATGGAGCGGGCGGAGGACAACGAGTGGGCGGCCTCACTTGTCTGCGCCGAGCCCGTGGCCGAACGCTTCGCCGCGATGGTTCCCACGGACCGGCTCACGGTCGTGCCGCTGGCCCGGCGCCGGCCCGAGGCCCCGGCGATCCGCTCCGCCGTCGCCGCGCGGCATCCGGACGTCGTGGCGGTCAACCTCGTGGACCCGCCCTCCAACGCGGCCGCCCTCGCCGCCGGGCTCGCGGTCGCGCCGACCGTGGGGGTCCTCCACCTGGCCGGGGACACCGGGTCCGGGGAGCGACGGAACGCGCTCGCGGCGCTGTACCGGCGTCTGGCGGCCGTGGTGAGCCCCTCGGCCGAGGGCCGCCGGCAGGTGACGTCCGAGCTGGGCGTGTCGGGGGAGCGGGCGCACGTCGTCCCCAACGGTGTCGCCGTCCCCGCCGTCCCCAGCGGACCGGCCGGCCGCTCGGTGCCCCGGGTCGGGGCGCTCGGCCGGCTGACCGGGCAGAAGGGCTTCGACGTCCTGATCGATGCGGTCGGGTCGTTGGTCGCGGACGGGAGGCCGGTGGAGGTGGTCATCGGGGGTGCCGGTCGGGACGAGGCCGCGCTGCGCGCCATGGCGGCGGGGCTGCCGGTGACCTTCTGCGGCTTCGTGACGGACGTCCGGGCGTTCCTCGCCGGCCTCGACGTGTTCTGCCTGTCCTCACGCCATGAAGCGCTGCCTCTGGTGCTGCTCGAGGCGATGGCCGAGGGCCTGCCGTGTGTGGCGACCGACGTGGGCGACGTGGCCGTGGCCGTGGGGGAGGACGCCCTGGTCGTCCCGCCTGGTGACGTGACGGCGCTGTCCGTGGCGCTCACCGCCGTGTTGTCCGATCCCGCTCGCCGTGCGGGGCTGGGCGTCCGGGCCCGCCGGCGCGCGGTCCAGGAGATGGACGCCGGCCTGATGGCCGAGCGGACCTTCGCCGTCCTCGAGCGCGCGCGGCGTAGGGGACCCGAGGGTTCGCCGTGA
- a CDS encoding ArsR/SmtB family transcription factor, which produces MAMNSMMDSAAEAGVNEAAALSAAACMFRSLGDPTRLAILRHLALGEHKVVELTAHLGLAQSTVSAHLACLRDCGLVTSRPQGRASMWSLATGAELLDVLAAAERLLATTGDAVALCPAYGEEASR; this is translated from the coding sequence ATGGCGATGAACTCGATGATGGACAGCGCCGCGGAGGCGGGGGTCAACGAAGCCGCCGCACTGTCCGCGGCGGCGTGCATGTTCCGCAGCCTGGGCGATCCCACGCGGCTCGCCATCCTCCGGCACCTCGCGCTAGGTGAGCACAAGGTCGTCGAGCTGACCGCCCACCTCGGGTTGGCGCAGTCGACAGTCTCCGCGCACCTCGCCTGCCTGCGGGACTGCGGGTTGGTGACCTCCCGGCCGCAGGGGCGGGCGTCGATGTGGTCACTGGCGACCGGGGCAGAACTGCTGGATGTGCTCGCCGCCGCCGAGCGGCTGCTCGCCACGACCGGCGATGCCGTGGCCCTCTGTCCGGCCTACGGCGAGGAAGCGAGCCGATGA
- a CDS encoding dihydrolipoyl dehydrogenase family protein, which translates to MTEHVDVAVIGMGPGGEVAASRLLSGGRRVAVIERELIGGECAYWACIPSKTVLRSPEAAGGVDRAPGAEGARLDWPTARDYRDYMARHLDDAGQVSGYRDAGALVLKGDARISGPGRVTVDGRELTADHVIIATGSESRVPPIDGLGQVTVWTNRETYTAADLPGRALIVGGSAVGVETAQFLVRFGVQVTLLQRGDRLMSREDARVGELTEAHLRAAGVDVRTGNEPVQARRDGADSVLDLADGSSVRGDVVIVATGRIPRTEGFGLEDAGVQIAESGGIVVDEHCRAAEGVWALGDVTGVLPFTHVAKYQGRIVADAILGRPRAARYDGIPRVVFADPEIAAAGLTEGQAHEQGLTTVSAEVDLAQAIARPWTYERDPRGHLGLLADPDRRVLLGAWAVAPQAGEWIHQASLAIRAGIGIDTLLDQVAQFPTYTEGYLTALEALDL; encoded by the coding sequence ATGACAGAGCACGTGGACGTCGCCGTGATCGGCATGGGCCCGGGCGGTGAGGTCGCCGCAAGTCGGTTGCTGTCCGGCGGACGGCGGGTCGCGGTGATCGAACGTGAGTTGATCGGGGGAGAATGCGCCTACTGGGCCTGCATCCCGTCCAAGACCGTGCTGCGGTCCCCAGAAGCTGCCGGCGGGGTCGATCGCGCTCCGGGCGCCGAGGGCGCGCGGCTGGACTGGCCCACCGCGCGTGACTATCGCGACTACATGGCCCGCCACCTCGACGACGCCGGCCAGGTCAGCGGCTACCGGGACGCTGGCGCGCTGGTGCTGAAGGGCGATGCCCGGATCAGCGGTCCGGGACGGGTCACCGTGGACGGCCGGGAGCTCACCGCCGATCACGTCATCATCGCCACCGGCTCGGAGTCGCGCGTCCCACCGATCGACGGCCTCGGCCAGGTCACCGTGTGGACCAACCGCGAGACCTACACCGCCGCGGACCTGCCCGGCCGGGCTCTGATCGTGGGCGGCAGCGCCGTCGGTGTGGAGACGGCGCAGTTCCTCGTCCGCTTCGGTGTCCAGGTCACGCTCCTGCAGCGCGGCGACCGGCTGATGAGCCGCGAGGATGCGCGCGTCGGGGAGCTGACCGAGGCTCACCTGCGGGCAGCCGGCGTCGACGTCCGCACGGGTAACGAGCCGGTGCAGGCGCGCCGGGACGGTGCCGACTCTGTGCTCGACCTCGCCGACGGCAGCTCCGTCCGCGGCGACGTGGTCATCGTCGCCACCGGCCGTATCCCTCGTACCGAGGGGTTCGGCCTCGAGGACGCCGGAGTCCAGATCGCCGAGTCCGGTGGAATCGTGGTGGACGAGCACTGCCGTGCCGCCGAGGGTGTGTGGGCTCTCGGCGACGTCACCGGCGTCCTGCCGTTCACCCACGTCGCCAAGTACCAGGGCCGCATCGTCGCCGACGCCATTCTCGGCCGGCCTCGCGCCGCCCGGTACGACGGCATCCCGCGCGTCGTCTTCGCCGATCCGGAGATCGCCGCCGCCGGGCTCACCGAGGGCCAGGCCCACGAGCAGGGACTGACGACGGTGAGCGCCGAGGTCGACCTCGCGCAGGCCATCGCCCGGCCGTGGACCTACGAGCGGGATCCCCGCGGCCACCTGGGCTTGCTCGCCGATCCGGACCGCCGGGTGCTGCTGGGCGCCTGGGCGGTCGCCCCGCAGGCGGGGGAGTGGATCCACCAGGCGTCCCTGGCCATCCGCGCCGGCATCGGCATCGACACCCTGCTCGACCAGGTCGCACAGTTCCCCACCTACACCGAGGGATACCTGACCGCGCTCGAGGCGCTGGACCTGTAG
- a CDS encoding cytochrome c biogenesis CcdA family protein, translating into MSELGATFARIVTDGSLLVAIAVAALVVLISFASPCCLPLIPGYVSYIAGLAGSQATAGRPRVPQPAGGGPAGATSAGCAAEAGTAPSPPAAPAAAGRGRVLAGSLLFIAGFSAVFVSFGALFGGLGRLLLEWSPVLTRVAGVVVIAMGLSFLGAIPWLMRERRIHRRPPAGLAGAPVLGVVFGLGWTPCLGPTLAAVNTLAYTQASAGRGAILALAYCLGLGIPFVLVALGARRALAFSDLARRHAPTVMRVGGGLMIALGILLLTGWWDALMIWLRAWLGATGLGSSAL; encoded by the coding sequence GTGAGCGAGCTCGGGGCGACCTTCGCCCGCATCGTCACCGACGGCTCGCTGCTGGTGGCCATCGCGGTGGCCGCGCTGGTCGTGCTGATCAGCTTCGCTTCCCCCTGCTGCCTGCCACTGATCCCCGGCTACGTCAGCTACATCGCCGGGCTCGCCGGCTCCCAGGCCACCGCCGGCCGGCCCCGAGTTCCGCAGCCTGCTGGCGGTGGGCCAGCCGGCGCGACATCGGCCGGCTGTGCTGCCGAGGCCGGCACCGCCCCCTCACCGCCGGCGGCCCCGGCCGCTGCCGGCCGCGGCCGGGTGCTGGCCGGGTCCCTGCTGTTCATCGCCGGCTTCAGCGCCGTCTTCGTCTCCTTCGGCGCCCTCTTCGGCGGCCTGGGCCGGCTGCTGCTGGAGTGGTCGCCGGTGCTCACCCGGGTCGCCGGCGTCGTCGTGATCGCGATGGGGCTGTCGTTCCTCGGCGCGATCCCCTGGCTGATGCGCGAACGCCGCATCCACCGCCGGCCGCCGGCCGGCCTGGCCGGTGCCCCCGTCCTCGGCGTCGTGTTCGGCCTCGGGTGGACGCCCTGCCTGGGCCCGACGCTCGCCGCGGTGAACACGCTGGCCTACACCCAGGCCTCGGCCGGCCGCGGTGCCATCCTCGCCCTGGCCTACTGCCTGGGACTGGGCATCCCGTTCGTCCTGGTGGCCCTCGGCGCCCGCCGCGCCCTGGCGTTCTCCGACCTGGCCCGCCGGCACGCCCCTACCGTCATGCGGGTCGGTGGGGGCCTGATGATCGCCTTGGGCATCCTGCTGCTGACCGGCTGGTGGGACGCGCTGATGATCTGGCTGCGGGCCTGGCTGGGGGCTACGGGTCTTGGATCATCCGCGTTGTGA
- a CDS encoding prolipoprotein diacylglyceryl transferase, which translates to MRPVLFEVFSLPIHSYGVSKAAAALVAGYLLAREFRRLGWHPDRAWSIVVAATVVGFVGGKLYYLAEHAGDLSAHSSGPSGFTWYGGLIAGVATVVVMARRYGLPLAQLAGVAAAPLSVAYGIGRIGCFLAGDGSYGQPSDLPWATAFPDGMVPTFVPVHPAALYEAVVALAVGGLLWILRTRWSPLHVFGLYAVLSGSARFLVEEIRVNPEAVLGLTQPQLWSALLVAVGVALLRIGSLRGRPPGGAGPDEMAPGGTTDRDVVHYRR; encoded by the coding sequence GTGAGACCTGTCCTGTTCGAGGTCTTCAGCCTCCCCATCCACAGCTACGGAGTGAGCAAGGCCGCGGCCGCGCTGGTGGCCGGCTACCTGCTGGCCCGGGAGTTCCGCCGCTTGGGCTGGCATCCGGACCGGGCCTGGTCGATCGTGGTCGCAGCCACCGTCGTCGGGTTCGTCGGCGGCAAGCTGTACTACCTGGCCGAGCACGCCGGGGACCTGTCGGCGCACTCCTCCGGGCCGTCGGGGTTCACCTGGTACGGCGGCCTGATCGCCGGGGTCGCCACAGTGGTGGTGATGGCCCGCCGCTACGGGCTGCCGCTGGCGCAGTTGGCCGGTGTCGCGGCCGCGCCCCTGTCGGTGGCCTACGGGATCGGCCGGATCGGCTGCTTCCTGGCCGGAGACGGCTCCTACGGCCAGCCCTCGGACCTGCCTTGGGCGACCGCGTTCCCCGACGGCATGGTGCCCACCTTCGTGCCGGTGCATCCCGCAGCGCTGTACGAAGCCGTCGTCGCACTGGCCGTCGGCGGGCTGCTGTGGATTCTGCGGACCCGGTGGTCACCGCTGCACGTCTTCGGGCTGTACGCAGTACTCAGCGGGTCGGCGCGGTTCCTCGTCGAGGAGATTCGGGTCAACCCGGAGGCGGTGCTCGGGTTGACCCAGCCGCAGCTGTGGTCAGCGCTGCTGGTCGCCGTGGGAGTGGCCCTGCTGAGGATCGGGTCGTTGCGGGGCCGGCCGCCCGGGGGTGCTGGCCCTGATGAGATGGCGCCGGGCGGCACCACCGACAGGGACGTCGTCCACTACCGCCGGTAG
- a CDS encoding ZIP family metal transporter, with protein sequence MSGYLLVLGLAALPAAGNFAGGVLAESFRVSERTLSLALHLAAGIVLAVVGLELMPEALAAGLPWVPLLAFVGGGAAFIGLDRAIGYVQARMGGGEKQGSALGIFSGVSLDLFSDGVMIGTGTVLNPALGLLLALGQVPADVPEGFAAIATMRRAGISRGRRVLLAAGFAVPIFLGATLGYFALRDAPEIVTLSVLALTGGALTAVVVEEMIGEAHEGETSRLGPIFLTAGFAVFGAISVYVGA encoded by the coding sequence GTGAGCGGATACCTGCTCGTCCTGGGCCTCGCGGCTCTGCCCGCGGCCGGAAACTTCGCCGGGGGAGTGCTCGCCGAGTCGTTTCGCGTCTCCGAACGCACGCTCAGCCTCGCGCTGCACCTCGCGGCCGGCATCGTGCTCGCCGTCGTGGGCCTCGAGCTGATGCCCGAGGCTCTGGCGGCAGGTCTCCCGTGGGTCCCCTTGTTGGCGTTCGTGGGGGGAGGCGCTGCCTTCATCGGCCTCGACCGAGCCATCGGCTATGTCCAGGCGAGGATGGGCGGGGGCGAGAAGCAGGGGAGCGCACTGGGGATCTTCTCCGGCGTCTCGTTGGACCTGTTCAGTGACGGCGTCATGATCGGCACCGGCACGGTCCTCAACCCAGCTCTGGGCCTTCTCCTTGCCCTTGGGCAGGTCCCCGCCGATGTCCCGGAGGGCTTTGCGGCCATCGCGACGATGCGCAGGGCCGGCATCAGCCGCGGTCGGCGGGTGCTGCTCGCGGCAGGCTTCGCCGTCCCGATCTTCCTCGGCGCCACGCTCGGCTACTTCGCCCTCCGGGACGCCCCCGAGATCGTCACCTTGTCGGTGCTCGCGCTTACCGGTGGCGCGCTCACGGCTGTCGTGGTCGAGGAGATGATCGGAGAGGCGCACGAAGGTGAGACTTCACGGCTGGGGCCCATCTTCCTCACCGCCGGATTCGCCGTCTTCGGCGCCATCTCCGTCTACGTGGGGGCGTAA
- a CDS encoding MFS transporter translates to MVAADVLRAALAGVLVVWHDDPLGIYAVAFGLSAGAALFNPAAHSVLSSVVADREIVAANSAVWTAAVLSQVVLAPLAGGLVALVGPGWAFGLNAASFLVSALALRGLRLVEPPGEVGRRRLLADAREGVALVGRDRLLRALAIGQLLAALSAGATSALLVVLAAEHLGAPADAYGILVGAIGVGAALGPTLLLRLIPDPRRPLYVFGSYVLRGVVDLVLASVRSLPVAAAALAMYGVGTSTGAVTFNSLLQSHVTDRTRGRVFALMDLLWQSGRLASLGVGGLLADTVGIRAVYYLGGMLLLLAAAVGFAASRTPAPSADA, encoded by the coding sequence ATGGTTGCCGCCGACGTACTCCGTGCCGCCCTGGCCGGCGTGCTGGTGGTCTGGCACGACGACCCGCTGGGCATCTACGCGGTCGCGTTCGGCCTGTCGGCCGGTGCGGCGCTCTTCAACCCGGCCGCCCACAGCGTGCTGTCCTCGGTCGTGGCCGACCGGGAGATCGTCGCGGCCAACAGCGCCGTCTGGACGGCGGCGGTGCTGTCACAGGTCGTCCTCGCGCCGCTGGCTGGAGGCCTGGTCGCACTGGTCGGTCCCGGCTGGGCGTTCGGCCTCAACGCCGCGAGCTTCCTCGTCTCGGCGCTGGCGCTGCGTGGCCTGCGGCTGGTCGAGCCGCCGGGCGAGGTCGGCCGCCGCCGGCTGCTCGCCGACGCCCGCGAGGGTGTGGCGCTGGTCGGCCGGGACCGGTTGCTGCGCGCGCTGGCCATCGGACAGCTGCTGGCCGCGCTGTCGGCCGGCGCGACCAGTGCGTTGCTGGTGGTGCTGGCCGCCGAGCACCTGGGCGCGCCGGCGGACGCCTACGGGATCCTGGTCGGCGCGATCGGCGTGGGCGCCGCTCTGGGTCCCACTTTGCTGCTGCGGCTGATCCCCGATCCGCGCCGCCCGCTGTACGTGTTCGGCTCGTATGTGCTGCGGGGCGTTGTCGACCTGGTGCTGGCCTCGGTCCGCTCGCTGCCGGTCGCCGCCGCCGCCCTCGCCATGTACGGCGTCGGAACCTCCACCGGCGCTGTCACCTTCAACAGCCTGCTGCAGTCGCACGTCACCGACCGCACGCGCGGGCGGGTCTTCGCCCTGATGGACCTGCTCTGGCAGAGCGGGCGCCTGGCCAGCCTCGGCGTCGGCGGGCTGCTCGCCGACACCGTGGGCATCCGCGCCGTCTACTACCTCGGGGGCATGCTGCTGTTGCTGGCCGCCGCTGTCGGCTTCGCCGCCAGCCGCACACCCGCACCGTCCGCCGATGCGTAG
- the merA gene encoding mercury(II) reductase has product MAIDQDVDLAVIGSGGAAMAAAIAARQAGAQVVLVERGTLGGTCVNVGCVPSKTLLAAAGLRHAAMTNPYTGVALSADGVDLAALVAQKDGLIAGMRQAKYADVADAYGFPVRQGETRFRDRDTVEIDGVPLRAGAYVVATGAVPDVPALPGLDQLQHLTSTTAMELTAVPESLVVIGGGYVGMEQAQLFAHLGADVTVVGRLAPHAEPELTEELCQIFADDGITVVEERADTVRGTGDGATVTTASGRQVSGQRLLVATGRRAQTDGLALEAAGVRTDARGFVVTDDQQRTSNPRIFAAGDVCGAPQYVYVAAAGGRVAALNALGAGGGTEPARVDYTGLPAVVFTRPQLASAGLTEAEALAAGHRCECRVLGLTDVPRALVNRDTRGGVKVVADADSGRVLGVHALGEGAGEMMLAATYAIKARMTVDDVADTWAPYLTMAEGLRIAAGLFRNQMPTSCCA; this is encoded by the coding sequence ATGGCCATCGACCAGGACGTCGATCTGGCGGTGATCGGTTCCGGAGGCGCGGCGATGGCCGCGGCGATCGCCGCGCGACAGGCCGGGGCGCAGGTCGTGCTCGTCGAGCGAGGCACCCTGGGAGGCACGTGCGTCAACGTAGGATGCGTGCCATCGAAGACGCTGCTGGCCGCGGCCGGTCTCCGGCACGCCGCGATGACCAACCCGTACACAGGGGTGGCCCTGTCCGCCGACGGGGTGGACCTGGCGGCCCTGGTCGCCCAGAAGGACGGCCTGATCGCCGGAATGCGCCAGGCCAAGTACGCCGACGTTGCAGACGCCTACGGCTTTCCCGTCCGGCAGGGGGAGACACGTTTCCGCGACAGGGACACCGTGGAGATCGACGGCGTCCCGCTGCGCGCTGGGGCCTACGTGGTCGCGACCGGTGCTGTACCGGACGTGCCGGCGCTGCCGGGGTTGGACCAGCTGCAGCACCTGACCTCCACCACCGCCATGGAGCTGACTGCGGTACCCGAGTCGCTGGTCGTGATCGGGGGTGGCTACGTGGGAATGGAGCAGGCGCAACTGTTCGCCCACCTGGGCGCGGACGTGACCGTCGTCGGCCGCCTGGCTCCGCACGCAGAGCCCGAACTCACCGAGGAGTTGTGCCAGATCTTCGCCGACGACGGGATCACCGTCGTCGAGGAGCGCGCCGACACGGTGAGGGGCACCGGTGATGGCGCGACCGTGACGACCGCATCGGGCCGGCAGGTGAGTGGGCAACGGTTGCTCGTCGCGACCGGCCGGCGGGCGCAGACCGATGGTCTGGCGCTCGAAGCCGCCGGGGTGCGCACCGACGCTCGCGGCTTCGTCGTCACCGACGACCAGCAGCGCACCAGCAACCCGCGGATCTTCGCGGCCGGGGACGTGTGCGGCGCACCGCAGTACGTCTACGTCGCCGCCGCGGGCGGCCGGGTAGCGGCACTGAACGCACTGGGCGCCGGCGGCGGCACCGAGCCGGCCCGCGTCGACTACACCGGTCTGCCTGCCGTCGTCTTCACGCGTCCTCAGCTGGCCTCCGCCGGCTTGACCGAGGCGGAGGCGCTCGCGGCCGGGCACCGCTGCGAATGCCGGGTGCTGGGACTGACCGACGTCCCGAGGGCGCTGGTCAACCGAGACACCCGCGGCGGGGTGAAGGTGGTCGCCGATGCCGACTCCGGCCGGGTGCTGGGTGTGCACGCCCTGGGCGAGGGGGCCGGCGAGATGATGCTCGCCGCTACTTACGCCATCAAGGCCCGGATGACTGTCGACGACGTGGCCGACACATGGGCGCCCTACCTGACGATGGCGGAGGGCCTGCGCATCGCGGCCGGACTCTTCCGCAACCAGATGCCGACCTCCTGCTGCGCCTGA
- a CDS encoding cation diffusion facilitator family transporter yields MSDTNATLSPVQIERLTRRGLRLAQFTVAYNVVEGAIAVTVGILAGLVSMIGFGFDSGIESVAAVLVGLRLAARLRHGEADEAKERRTLKAVAVTFFVLAAYVTFEGIRSLVGGDNPDTSVVALVLLAASIVVMPLLARAKRHVGERLRDPLILADAAETRICVLLSISTLLGLGLYAVVGWPWLDPVAGFVIASFAVHEGREAWEGELVEDDEDET; encoded by the coding sequence GTGAGCGACACGAATGCCACCCTGAGCCCGGTCCAGATCGAACGGCTCACCAGGCGAGGGTTGCGCCTGGCACAGTTCACCGTCGCCTACAACGTCGTCGAGGGCGCCATCGCCGTCACGGTCGGCATCCTCGCCGGTCTCGTTTCGATGATCGGCTTCGGGTTCGACTCCGGTATCGAGTCGGTGGCAGCGGTACTGGTCGGCCTGCGCCTGGCTGCGCGCCTGCGCCATGGCGAGGCCGACGAGGCCAAGGAGCGCCGCACCCTCAAGGCAGTGGCCGTCACCTTCTTCGTGCTGGCCGCCTACGTGACGTTCGAGGGCATCCGCAGCCTCGTGGGCGGGGACAACCCCGACACGTCGGTTGTCGCCCTCGTGCTGCTCGCCGCCTCCATCGTCGTCATGCCCCTCCTGGCTCGCGCCAAGCGCCACGTCGGCGAGCGGCTGCGGGACCCGCTCATCCTTGCTGACGCCGCCGAGACCCGGATCTGCGTGCTGCTGAGCATCTCCACCCTGCTCGGCCTCGGCCTCTACGCCGTGGTCGGATGGCCGTGGCTCGACCCGGTGGCCGGCTTCGTGATCGCATCTTTCGCCGTCCACGAGGGCCGTGAAGCCTGGGAAGGCGAGCTGGTCGAGGACGACGAGGACGAGACGTGA
- a CDS encoding heavy metal-responsive transcriptional regulator: MRIGELAATTGTTTKTLRFYEAAGLLPPPQRTSAGYRTYDPAVTERLDFIQRSQRAGLTLAQIREVLAIRDGGNAPCSHVQHLLGDRLADLDRQLADLTALRATVAALLDQADTVAPDACPPATVCRYL, from the coding sequence GTGCGGATCGGCGAGCTGGCGGCGACCACCGGCACCACCACCAAGACGTTGCGCTTCTACGAGGCCGCCGGGCTGCTCCCACCCCCGCAGCGCACCTCCGCCGGCTACCGCACCTACGACCCGGCCGTCACCGAGCGGCTGGACTTCATCCAGCGCAGCCAACGCGCTGGTCTCACCCTGGCCCAGATCCGTGAGGTACTGGCGATCCGCGACGGCGGCAATGCGCCCTGCTCCCACGTGCAGCATCTGCTGGGCGATCGGCTGGCCGACCTCGACCGCCAGCTCGCCGACCTCACGGCGCTACGCGCCACCGTCGCCGCCCTGCTCGACCAGGCCGACACGGTCGCACCCGACGCCTGCCCGCCCGCCACTGTCTGCCGCTACCTCTGA